The following DNA comes from Anaerostipes rhamnosivorans.
CTGAAGCCCTATCAGGGGAACCGGAGGCAGAGACTCTGTATCGGTACACTGCCGATTTTGACCCAATATAATCTGACGGCCCGTTTAAAATTGTTCACGGAGCAAAATACATGGATTGATTTTTCTTTTGAAGAGACAGAAGAGGCGCAGCTTTTGGTAGGGCTTCGCCAGAAAAAGTATGATTATATTATTGCCAGGGAGAATCTATTCTCAAAGCTTGGATGTGTCTCTGTTCCGCTGGCAGAGGATGAACTGATGGCCGTTCTCCCTGAAAACCACAGATTATGCAGCTGTTCATCTGTAAAGCTGACGGATCTGTACGATGAAAAGTTCATATTAATGAATGCGTACACATCCATACACCAGCTTTGCATCCAGATTCTGAAAGACGCAGGCATTACTCCTGAGATTGTTCGGACCGGAAGGGTAGAATCCATTATCAGCGGCGTTGCAGTGGGCGAAGGTATCAGCCTGCTGGCAAAAAGCAACTTCCGGATCTTTCAGGCCGGCCAGGTAAAAGTTGTACCGCTGGATCCGCCTACGAAATTATCTGTTGTCCTTGCAAAGCTTGCGGGAACAGCGCAGACAGATGCCATGAGGATCTTTGCAGACTACATGTGCAACGGGTGTGAGGTATAATACTATCATCACACCATCCGCTGCCTTTATTCTTTTACAGTTTTCTGATCTGTAGTGCCATTTCCATAATACAATCTTTTGTCTGCTGGCAAAATCCCAAGCGGTCATAAAAACCGTGATCCATACCCTGGTAACGGATCACCTCACACGGTATCCCAGAATCCCACAATCTTTCAGCAAATAAATCATTGGATAAGCGGAAATAGTCAAATTCGGCTTCGATGATCACCGCTTTTTTTAGTTTGGACAAATCATTTGCATAAAGCGGAGAAATCGAAGGATCCTTCACATCTTCTCCGTTGGCTGCGTACAAATCATGAATGGTATTGTTTAAAATCCGAAAGCGGTTGAGTCTTGTGATTGCATGATTGTAGTGTTCAGGGATGACTTCATATTTATGATAGTCCCAGTAGTCCGTATCTTCGGCATATGATAAATCCAGTGCACCGTACACCGGCATGGTCAGCGCAACTTTTTTTCCTGTTTCAGAAAGGGAGCATGAAACTGCCAGATTGCCGCCGGCACTTTCGCCGGCAGCAGTGATTTTGTTTCTGTCCAAATTCCATTCTTCCGCATGGTCCCAGATCCAAGAGATAACCTCTTTGCAGTCATTGAGAGCCGCGGGGAACGGATTTTCAGGAATCAATCGGTAGTCCACGGAAATGACAGTAGCTTTGGACTGTTCTGCCAGAAACTTGCATTGATTCTCAAGAACCTTAGTACTTCCCCCGAGGAAGCCTCCGCCGTGGAAGAAAATCACAGGTTTCTGCATTTGCCCATTTGGTAAACGAAAAAAAGTTACAGGGATAAAGCGGTCAGAAAGTCTGATCAAAAAGGGCATTTCTTCTACCAACTCTTGTGTGATGTCCAAATTCTCAGATCCCATTTCAAGCCTCAGGGAAGAGAGATCCATAAAAGGTGTGAAGGGGGCGTTCTCATAGCCTGTCAGAAAAACTCCGGACTTTTCCACCTTCCCGATCACAGAAGGATCGAGAAGGTGGTCCCTGTTACAGCAGGGAATTTGTTTCAGTCTGCAGCAATCGTTACTTTCAGCATAAAGAGGGATCGTTTTTTCTTTAAACATACAGATCTCCTTATAATGATTCTATGAGCAGCAGATCTTCCTGGGAAGAGACGGATCCCTCCCGGAGTAAGGTCATTTTTCTCTCAGAGCCGCCGGATGTATCAACAATGATGACCGTAGGGTCAAACCCTGCTTTTTTAATCTCATCTATTTCAGCTGCAGCAATTAAATCTCCAGGCATGACAATATCACCAGTCTTTACATGAGACGTAAAGTATTTACCATCTAATTTTACCGTGTCAATTCCGATATGTATTAAAAATTCTTCCTGGTTTTCACTTACAATGCCATAGGCATGCAAGGTTGGATAAACGGCGGCCACAGTTCCAGCAACAGGTGCGGTGATTTGTCCATTTTTGGGAATTACTGCAATACCTTTTCCAAGGGCCTCAGAGGAAAATGCAGGATCCTTTACTTTGTTCAAAGGGAGAACCGTTCCGTCAGCAGGCGCATGTACTTTGATTGCCACAGCCTTGCATGTGGATGTACCGAGCTCTGTATGATCTGCCGTGATATTTGCATCAGCCCGTTCTGATTCCGGTATCATAGAATCATTAAAACCGAAAAGATAAGTAAGAACAGCGGAAATCAGGAAAGCACCAAAATAGGCAATTATAAACCCGGTAAATCCGGCACCGAAGTAAGCAGGGAAGGTTGGAATGGCAGCGACGGCTACAGCCATAGCCCTGGCACCGCAGGCTCCTGCAACGGCACCACCGATACCTCCTCCAATGATAGCAGCCGCAAATGCTCTGCGATATTTTAGTGTAATTCCATAAATTGCGGGTTCAGAAATCCCGAAGAATCCCATGAGAGCCGCAGGGGCCGCAATCTGTTTCAGCCGTTGATCTTTTGTTTTCAGCCATACACCGAAAGCGGCGCCTGACTGGGCGATAATGCTGGGACCAAATACAGCCAGGATAGTATCAAAACCAAACTTTTCAATGTTGGAGAAAATGATCGGGAATAATCCCCAATGAATTCCGAAAATAACAAGCACCTGAGCAATGGCGCCGATGAAACCTCCCGCAATCATAGGGTTAAATCCATACAGATTCATGTAAAAGCCTGCTATCGTATTACTGAGCATAGAGCCAAGAGGTCCAAAGACGGTAATCGTCACAGGAACTACAATTAGGAGAGAGAAAAACGGAGCAATCCGGCTTCTGATCTTCTCAGGAAGCAGTTTTGCGAGGCCTTTTTCTACATAGGAGAGCAGTAAGATTGCAAATATAATCGGGAATACGCTGCTCTTAAATGTAGTAAGCTGTACAGGAATACCTAAAAAGCTGATAGCCTTTCCGGCATCATAAAGAGCCGTCAGATTCGGATATAATAATGCTCCGGCAATTGTTACGGACACAAACATATTTGTCTTAAAGCGTTTGGCACAAGTGATCGCCAGCACCACTGGAAGAAAATAATATAGACTGTCCGCAGCTGCATTTAAAATCTGATAGGTTCCGCTGGCGTCTGTCAAAAGACCGGATGCAGTGAGGATGCTCAAAAGTCCCTTTAAAATACCAGCGCCGATCAGTACGTCAATGAGGGGAGTAAACAGACTGGAGATGATCTCCAGAGCTGATCCTAAAAACCCTTTCTTTTTCTGACTGCCGGCATCCGAAGAAGCAGAAGAACTCTGCGGAAAGATCCCCTGGAGTTCTTCATAAATGTACTGGACCTGGGGACCGAGTACAATCTGGGTCTGCCCTGCTACATCCATCACAGATAGAATACCATCCAGCTTATCAAGACTTTCCCGGTCGATTTTGCTGGAATCTTTCAGGTCAAGGCGAAGCCTTGTGGAGCAGTGGGAATAAGAAATCACATTTCGCTTCCCGCCTACTTTCTGCAGAATTTCTTCTGCCATTTGTTTGTTTGTCATGTTGTTTCCTCCTTAAGATTGAAATAATTTATCTTAAGTCTTGCCTGCCCGAAGCAGTCACAATCTTAGCAACCGATGATTTACAGCTTTCTGCTCTCTGACAGCAGCCGTTCAATATGAATGGTCAGATAGACCTGTTCACTTTTTGTAATAGTATAGTCATAACTTTTATGTATGTAAGAAGCAATCTTCCGGGAACATTGAAATGCTTCCGGCATGTTTTCCTGAACCTGAGGGTATAAAAAAGATGCTTCTTCTGCCGGAGGCTCATTCATCATAAGCCGCTGGGAAAAGAATTTTAAATGCAGTATGAACCTTGTATAGTTCAATGAACTTTCATCAAAATCAATTTTAAACTCATATTGTACAATGCTGCAGATTCCTTTGATCAGCCTTGTCATGTCGATAACAGACTGGATCTCTTGTCCGTTAAGTTCTGCATTAATAATATGCAAGGCAACAAAACTGGCTTCATCTTCGGGGAGCTCCACCTTGAGAGTGGAATTCATCAGTTTGATTGCTTCCAACGCAATCTGATATTCCTGGGGATAGAAACGTTTGATTTCCCACATCAACTGATTTTGGAACAAAAGTCCTTGTTTAAAACGTTCTACCGCATAATACATGTGGTCACAGAGAGTCACATAGATATTCTGATTTAATTCCTTAGAAAGCTTTTGTTCTGCATGCTGCTTAATCTGATCCGCCAGATAAAAGTAATCAATAGGAATCTGTTTTAACAGCTCCGAAAGTCTGTTTCCTGTAGCTTCTTCTTCCAGTAAGAAAATTCGTTCAATTTTTTCTGTCTCCACCGGATCCCCTTTTTTCTTCTGAAAACCCAGTCCAAGGCCGGTGAGAATAATGTCCTGTCCCTCTTGGTTTTTTGAAAATATGACATTATTGTTTAAGACCTTTTTAACATGAAAGCACTCCTGCTCCATTATTTTCCCTCCCTCAAATATAAAAAGAGACCTAAATTATAATAAGACATAATTCATGCCTTATTATAATTCAGGTCTCGCCTATTCTATGATAGTCACGATCCCTATCGAATTGTTGATACAAATTTATCACAGCTGCCGTAAACTGTCAACTGGATGTTGAGAATTTGTATAAATGTGATAAAAACAAACTTTGGTCAGATATTACAACATGATAACCGTAACACCCATATCTCCCTCGCCGAATTCTCCGTCTTGGTATCCAGAGATCCGTTTTTGTTTTTTCAGAGTCTTTAAGTAGTTATGGATACCTTTTCTCAGGGCTCCTGTTCCCTTTCCGTGAATGACGGTAATCTGTCCAAGGTTTGCCAGACAGGCGTCATCAATAAACTTATCCAGCTGGGAAATAGCCTCATCTACAGTCATGCCCAGTACATTGATCTCCGGGCGGATGCTGGAGGACTTGTTGATGGCAGTCCGCCCGCTGTTTCTGGCTTCGTTTCTTGCATTTTCCCGCTTCACCTGTTTTACGCTCTTCGTGATCTCCAGATCCTTTACATTGATTTTAGAGCGCATCATGCCCATCTGTACATATAAATCCCCTTTGGAATTGGGCAGTGTCTGGACAGTACCGTTCAGAGACAGGCTGGTCACATAGACCTCATCCCCAATCTGGAAATCGCCTGGCTCATGCTTTTTAGAAGCCCGTTTTTTGGAGCGGTAGGCCATATCTTTTTCCAGGCCGGACATCTTGCCACGCAGGTCACTTCGCATATGCTCCATTTTTCTGTTTGCATCTTTCCCAGACTGTTTCTTTAACTTGTTATACTCTTTAATAGTCTCATCGGCAGTATCCTTAGCCTCAGAAATGATGCGGTAGGCCTCTTCCCTTGCCTCTCTGAGCAGCTTCTCTCGTTTTTCCTTGATGTTTTCCTGCCGCTCTTTCAGGCTTTGCCTGAGAGATTCAATCTCTTTTCTGTATTCAAAAATCTCTTCCTGTTCCTGCTCAATCGTCTGTTTGCTCTTTTCCAAGTCAGCCAGGATGGTCTCAAAGTCTTTGACCGACTGGTCAATCTGGCCGGAAGCATGGTCAATGATGTGATTATCCAGCCCAAGCTTCTGGGAAATAGCAAATGCATTACTCTTGCCGGGAATCCCGATCATCAGCCTGTAAGTTGGAGACAGTGTCTCCACGTCAAACTCACAGGAAGCGTTTTCCACACCCTCAGTGGAAAGTGCAAACATCTTAAGTTCACTGTAGTGAGTCGTCGCCATGGTTTTTACGCCCCGGTCATGCAGATCCGTTAAGATAGAAATAGCCAGTGCGGCGCCTTCCACCGGGTCGGTTCCCCCGCAAAGCTCATCCAGCAACACAAGAGAATTCTTGTGGGCTTTTTGGATGATGGAGACAATGTTGGTCATGTGAGAGGAGAAGGTACTTAAATTCTGCTCAATGCTCTGCTCGTCTCCGATGTCCGCAAATACTTCCTCATAGATTCCCAGGCTGGATCCCTGGAATGCAGGAATATGAAGACCCGCCTGTCCCATGAGCGTAAACAGCCCAACGGTTTTCAGAGAAACGGTCTTACCTCCGGTATTGGGACCGGTAATGACCAGCATGGAGAAGGCGTCGCCGAGAGTTACGTTAATAGGCACCACCTTCTTAGAATCCAGCAAAGGATGGCGCCCCTGTTTGATATTAATGACACCGTCTTCCCTAAAGATCGGTTTGCTGCCGTTATAATCTTTGGCATACTTGGCTTTCGCGAAGATAAAATCCAGCTGAATCAAAAGCTTTTGGTTCTGGGCCAGTCCGTCCAGATCGTAGGAAGCCTGTTCACTCAGCAGGGATAAAATACGTTCGATCTCAGTCTGTTCCTGTCCCTCCAGTTCTTTCAGCTGGTTGTTCAGTGTGACCACGGCCATCGGCTCGATAAATAAAGTAGAACCGCTGGAGGACTGGTCATGGATCATTCCTTTAAACTGTCCCCGGTACTCTTGTTTGACCGGAATACAGTATCGGCCGTTTCTCATGGTGACAATGGCATCCTGCAGCATGTCTTTGTTGGCAGAAGAACTGACCATCGTTGTCAGCTGGCTGTGGATCTTCTGGTTGGTCAGCTTCATGCTCCTTCGAATATCTTTTAAGGCCGAAGAAGCATCATCACTGATCTCCTCAGGGGAAATGATACAGTGTCTGATATCCTTCAAAAGACCGTCCATAGGCACAAGAGACTCAAACACAGAATCCAGAGAATCGGCATCTGCCATATCATCCTTCTGCGCCCCGTAGGACAGAGCGTTTTTCACCGCCTCCAAAAGACCTGCGATCTCTAACAGTTCCCCGGCACTTAATGTCCCCTTCATTTTCAGGCGCTTCAGAGAAGCACCCAGATCCTGGACGCCGAAAAAAGAAATGCTCCCCTGCTTATATAGCCTGGTCAGAGCATCCTGGGTCTGTTCCTGGGCCAGAGAGATCTCTGGTTCCTGTGTCATCGGCTGGAGAGTTTCGCAGGCTTCTCTCCCAAGCTCGGTAGTCGCATAGGCAGCAAGCCGTTCGATGACTTTGTCATATTCTAATGTATTTAAAACTTTTTGATTCATAATTATTCCCTCAGATTCATTGAAAACCATTATTAAAGAAGGTTTTCCTTTTTTGATTCAGAAAAAGTGTAGCATAAAATATGGGGCATGTAAACGAGGCAGACGGCAATTTTACAGTGGATTTTCAGGGGAGTTTATGTAATAATAGGGAAAGTAAAAGAGGTGCGGGCTCTAAGGCGGCCCTAGAAAGGTTAAATTATGAGATATATAAGTGAGCTGCATGAAGGAGATATGGTTTCAGAGGTATTTTTGTGCAAGACAAAGACATCGGGCACATCAAAGTTTGGAAAGACCTATTATTCTCTTTCGCTCCAGGATAAAACCGGAATGATCGACGGAAAAGTATGGGAACTGAACAATGCCATCGGCCATTTCGAGGCTATGGATTATATTATGGTGAAAGGGAAGGTTACAAACTTCCAGGGGAATAACCAGTTAAATATTGAGATGATCCGGAAAGCAGACGAAGGAGAATACCAAATCTCCGATTACATGCCGTCTACAAAAAAAGATATTGATGAAATGTTTGACGAGCTTTTAGGGATGATCGAAAAGGTGCAGAATCCCTTCCTGAAAAAGCTTGCCCTGAGGGTCTTCGTAGAAGACAAAGAATTTGCCAAGAAATTCAAGATACATTCTGCGGCCAAAAGCGTACATCACGGATACATCGGAGGGCTCTTAGAGCACTCCTTAAGTGTTGCAAAGCTGTGTGAACAGTATGCAGTCCTGTACCCGCAGTTAAACAGAGACCTGCTTGTCACCACAGCCTTGTTTCACGACATCGGAAAGGCAGAGGAACTGTCCGCATTTCCGGAAAATGACTATACAGACGAAGGCCAGCTAGTGGGACATATTGTCATGGGGACCATCAAGCTTTCCAAGCTGATGGATGAGATCCCGGGATTCCCCGCAAAGCTTGCCAACGAGGTTAAGCACTGCATTCTGTCCCATCACGGAGAGCTGGAGTTTGGTTCCCCGAAAAAACCTGCATTGGCAGAGGCGATTGCACTGAGCCAGGCAGATAATTTTGACGCTAAGATGGAGACATTTTCAGAGATTATCGAGAAAAAACAGGAAGGCCAGGAGTGGTCCGGTTTCCAGCGTTTATTTGATACAAAGATCAGAGAGACATCCATTTAGTCAGACTGGATGGTTATATATAAGAGGTGCCTATGAAATTTAAAAAGAATCAATTAGTGGAAGTAGAAATTGATGATATGGGCAATGAAGGAGAGGGCATCGGCCATGCAGACGGCTATGCCCTCTTTTTAAAAGATGCCGTTGTGGGGGACAAGGTCCTGGCCCGCATCATCAAAACAAAGAAGAATTATGGATTTGCCAGAGTAGAAAAACTTTTGGAGCCCTCCCCTGACCGGGTAGAGCCAAGATGTCCGTCCGCTCGTCCGTGCGGTGGATGTACTCTCCAGCATCTGTCCTATGAAAAGCAGCTGGAGTATAAGTTTAACAAGGTGAAGAATTGTCTGGAGCGGATCGGCGGGATTGAAAATGCCGCTTCTTTAATGGAGCCGATCTACGGAATGGACGAGCCTTATTATTACCGCAACAAGGCCCAATTCCCAGTGGGACGCAACAAGGACGGAAAGTTAATCACCGGATTTTATGCTGGAAGAACCCACTCCATCATTGACTGTATCCACTGCTCGATCCAGCATCCAGTAAATGAGGAAATACTCACTAAGGTTCTGGAATATATGGAGAAGCATCACGTGGAACCTTATGATGAAGAGCGGCATAAAGGGCTGGTGCGCCATATTATGACCCGAGTTGGGTTTGTGACAGGAGAAATTATGGTCTGTCTTGTGGTAAATGGAAGCAAAAAGGACCTGTCGCACCTTTCGGAACTTGTGGATTCTTTAAAAGAGATTGACGGGATGACAAGCATCTGCGTCAACAGCAACCGGGAGAAGACGAACCGAATCCTGGGGAACAAAGTAGAAGAAGTCTATGGGCCGGCTTATATCTATGATTATATTGGAAATGTGAAATATCAGATTGGGCCGCTGTCTTTTTTCCAGGTGAATCCGAGACAGACGAAAGTGCTGTATGAGAAGGCACTAGAATATGCCGGACTCTGCGGGGATGAGACTGTGTGGGATCTTTACTGCGGTATCGGTACGATTTCTCTGTTTTTGGCACAGAAAGCAAAACAGGTTTACGGAGTTGAGATCGTAAAAGAAGCGATTGAGGATGCAAGATTGAATGCTGATATGAACCATATGGAAAATGTTCAGTTCTTTGTGGGGAAAGCGGAAGAAGTTCTGCCCCGGGAGTATGAAAAGAACGGGGTTTATGCAGATGTAATCGTTGTGGATCCTCCCAGGAAAGGGTGTGATAAGACACTTTTGGATACTATGGCGGCGATGGGGCCGAAAAGAATTGTTTATGTCAGCTGCGATCCGGGGACCTTGGCTCGGGATTTGAAGATGCTGGGGGAGAAACAGTATGAAGTAAGGAAAGTGGCGGTTGTGGATCAGTTTGGGTGCACATCTCATGTTGAAACCGCCGTGTTGCTGGTGCGAAAACCTTGATTCTACGGGCGTTTGTGGGATTGTTTGGAGAAAATGGAGTTGTGTTTTCCGAGAGGTAAGATGGATAAGCTCCCGCAGATAGGGGGACGGGGTAATGCCATGTGAGTATGAGAAATGAGTTTTGTTTTGTGGAAAGATACCACGAGGCAAAACCCATACTTTGTGGCGATATTAAAGGTTGCAGTTAAATATTGTTGTAATATTTTTCCGGTATGTATTTTATTACATTGGGGAAAATGGAGAAATATAAATGAAGATATGGATTGAAATGAGCCGGGATATAGAACATGGTGGTAATGAATGGGGATTTACAGAATGTATATGGGCACCGACGTATAAGAAGGGCAAAGCCGGAAATAAGTCGTGGCTATTTTGGGAGAATGTAAATAGGGTGAAATCTGGTGACTTTATTATTCATCTTAGAGGTAAAGGGAAAGAGGCAGAAATTGTTGGGTGTTCTATTGCCAAAACAGATGGTTATAGGACTGAAGAACGCCCACCTATCGCTGGCGGATGGGACTATTGTAATAGTTTTTATAGAGCAACATTAACTGATTTTTTTAGATTTAAAAATTCTATTAATCTTTATCAGTTGTTTTTTGACAAAGAAATAGATTTAAAAAACTACTATGAGAAAAAAAGTAAGCCTAAGAACTTATTTTTTACAATACAATCTGGTAGACTGCAATGCTTAAATGGCGGATATCTTTCAGAGGTTGATGAAGCTCTTTTGGAAATAATATTAGATGGTGTACAAAAGTTTACTGATGAGTCTGTTTTTATTGGTGTATCAGTATCGACATCTACGATCTTAAAACAAATTAAAGCGCGAGTTGGGCATGATCGCTTTGCAACAAATGTAAAAAATAATTATAATAATCGGTGCTGTTTTCCGGGATGTAAGATTGCAGACAAAGAATTTTTGGTTGCTTCTCACATTGCAAGATGGGCGGATAACACTAATAAGCGAGGAGATACTTCAAATGGACTATGCCTATGCCCTATTCATGATAAAGCTTTTGAAATAGGATATTTTTCATTGGATGATAATCTTAGAGTATGTGTAGAAAAGAGAATTGATCATAGTCAAATATTTAAGGAATACATTTCCAAGTTTGTAGGCATGCCAATATCTAAAGGTCATATTGAGCCAGATCGCGAAGCCCTAAGAGAGCATAGAAAAAGATGTAATATCTCGGAATAGAATTGATAATTATTATATACATAATCAAATAAATTGGAAAGAGTATTGTGGAACAGCAGGGTGGTTATGAAGAAGCAGAATATGGAAGCAGATTAATAGCGGAATTATACAAAACAGATGACGATAGATTTTGGCAAAGGTTTCACGCCGACTAATCTTAAATATATGATATAGTTTTATCTGACCTTTCCAAATAGCCACGCACTGCGTGGCGAATTGAGTTGGACACATTACCGCCTGCTCTTGCGCGTGGAAAATGAAAAAGCCCGTGAGTTCTATACAGAAGAGGCCATAAAATCGAATTGGAGTACACGGCAGTTGGAAAGACAAATTAATTCTTTCTTTTATGAAAGGTTGTTGTCCAGCCAAAATAAAGAAAAAGTTTCAGAGGAAATACAGAAATTGGAGCCCACAAAAGTGCCAGAGAATGTTATCCGCGATCCATATGTATTAGAGTTTCTGGGATTAAGCCCGAATGATGATTTTTATGAGAGTGATCTTGAAGAAGTATTGAATTAGGGAGATAACCCACCGATAGGAATTGTTCTTTGTGCGGATAAAAGTGAATCTGTGGTAAAGTATACATTGCCAGAAAATGAAACACAGATTTTTACGTCAAAGTATAAGCTATATCTTCCAAGCGAAGAAGAACTGTCACAGGAATTGCAAAGAGAGTACCGGGCATTGGAAAATGATAAAGAAAAATCAAAATAACCTTACTTGAATAAAATTTAATTTTTGTGGGAGGGATAAATTTATTCATAAAGGAGTAATTTTTATTAAAATGGGGTAAGAGGGGTTAAATTAACGAAGTAATTTACCCCACCAGTATGTTATGAAAAAAGGATGGGGAAAGAATAGACATTGAAATGACCGTAGATAGGGAAGATGTGTCGGAGAAAGTAGAAGCGATAAAGGATGCGTTTAAGCATTTTGAAGTCATCTAAAAATATGAGTGTATCATTAGAAATAGTGGTACGCTTTCTTTTTTATGAATTTGTTTTTCGCTGACCAATCTTTATATTAAACTACCTTATAAATAGAATTAGAAGTGTCA
Coding sequences within:
- a CDS encoding LysR family transcriptional regulator translates to MTFEQLSDMIAVVENDTFLEAAETLNISQSTLSKKIIKLERELNVKLFDRSKRKASLTEAGRIFYEEACRLNQDYFEMLTRLKPYQGNRRQRLCIGTLPILTQYNLTARLKLFTEQNTWIDFSFEETEEAQLLVGLRQKKYDYIIARENLFSKLGCVSVPLAEDELMAVLPENHRLCSCSSVKLTDLYDEKFILMNAYTSIHQLCIQILKDAGITPEIVRTGRVESIISGVAVGEGISLLAKSNFRIFQAGQVKVVPLDPPTKLSVVLAKLAGTAQTDAMRIFADYMCNGCEV
- a CDS encoding alpha/beta hydrolase, which gives rise to MFKEKTIPLYAESNDCCRLKQIPCCNRDHLLDPSVIGKVEKSGVFLTGYENAPFTPFMDLSSLRLEMGSENLDITQELVEEMPFLIRLSDRFIPVTFFRLPNGQMQKPVIFFHGGGFLGGSTKVLENQCKFLAEQSKATVISVDYRLIPENPFPAALNDCKEVISWIWDHAEEWNLDRNKITAAGESAGGNLAVSCSLSETGKKVALTMPVYGALDLSYAEDTDYWDYHKYEVIPEHYNHAITRLNRFRILNNTIHDLYAANGEDVKDPSISPLYANDLSKLKKAVIIEAEFDYFRLSNDLFAERLWDSGIPCEVIRYQGMDHGFYDRLGFCQQTKDCIMEMALQIRKL
- a CDS encoding beta-glucoside-specific PTS transporter subunit IIABC gives rise to the protein MTNKQMAEEILQKVGGKRNVISYSHCSTRLRLDLKDSSKIDRESLDKLDGILSVMDVAGQTQIVLGPQVQYIYEELQGIFPQSSSASSDAGSQKKKGFLGSALEIISSLFTPLIDVLIGAGILKGLLSILTASGLLTDASGTYQILNAAADSLYYFLPVVLAITCAKRFKTNMFVSVTIAGALLYPNLTALYDAGKAISFLGIPVQLTTFKSSVFPIIFAILLLSYVEKGLAKLLPEKIRSRIAPFFSLLIVVPVTITVFGPLGSMLSNTIAGFYMNLYGFNPMIAGGFIGAIAQVLVIFGIHWGLFPIIFSNIEKFGFDTILAVFGPSIIAQSGAAFGVWLKTKDQRLKQIAAPAALMGFFGISEPAIYGITLKYRRAFAAAIIGGGIGGAVAGACGARAMAVAVAAIPTFPAYFGAGFTGFIIAYFGAFLISAVLTYLFGFNDSMIPESERADANITADHTELGTSTCKAVAIKVHAPADGTVLPLNKVKDPAFSSEALGKGIAVIPKNGQITAPVAGTVAAVYPTLHAYGIVSENQEEFLIHIGIDTVKLDGKYFTSHVKTGDIVMPGDLIAAAEIDEIKKAGFDPTVIIVDTSGGSERKMTLLREGSVSSQEDLLLIESL
- the licT gene encoding BglG family transcription antiterminator LicT; translated protein: MEQECFHVKKVLNNNVIFSKNQEGQDIILTGLGLGFQKKKGDPVETEKIERIFLLEEEATGNRLSELLKQIPIDYFYLADQIKQHAEQKLSKELNQNIYVTLCDHMYYAVERFKQGLLFQNQLMWEIKRFYPQEYQIALEAIKLMNSTLKVELPEDEASFVALHIINAELNGQEIQSVIDMTRLIKGICSIVQYEFKIDFDESSLNYTRFILHLKFFSQRLMMNEPPAEEASFLYPQVQENMPEAFQCSRKIASYIHKSYDYTITKSEQVYLTIHIERLLSESRKL
- a CDS encoding endonuclease MutS2, whose protein sequence is MNQKVLNTLEYDKVIERLAAYATTELGREACETLQPMTQEPEISLAQEQTQDALTRLYKQGSISFFGVQDLGASLKRLKMKGTLSAGELLEIAGLLEAVKNALSYGAQKDDMADADSLDSVFESLVPMDGLLKDIRHCIISPEEISDDASSALKDIRRSMKLTNQKIHSQLTTMVSSSANKDMLQDAIVTMRNGRYCIPVKQEYRGQFKGMIHDQSSSGSTLFIEPMAVVTLNNQLKELEGQEQTEIERILSLLSEQASYDLDGLAQNQKLLIQLDFIFAKAKYAKDYNGSKPIFREDGVINIKQGRHPLLDSKKVVPINVTLGDAFSMLVITGPNTGGKTVSLKTVGLFTLMGQAGLHIPAFQGSSLGIYEEVFADIGDEQSIEQNLSTFSSHMTNIVSIIQKAHKNSLVLLDELCGGTDPVEGAALAISILTDLHDRGVKTMATTHYSELKMFALSTEGVENASCEFDVETLSPTYRLMIGIPGKSNAFAISQKLGLDNHIIDHASGQIDQSVKDFETILADLEKSKQTIEQEQEEIFEYRKEIESLRQSLKERQENIKEKREKLLREAREEAYRIISEAKDTADETIKEYNKLKKQSGKDANRKMEHMRSDLRGKMSGLEKDMAYRSKKRASKKHEPGDFQIGDEVYVTSLSLNGTVQTLPNSKGDLYVQMGMMRSKINVKDLEITKSVKQVKRENARNEARNSGRTAINKSSSIRPEINVLGMTVDEAISQLDKFIDDACLANLGQITVIHGKGTGALRKGIHNYLKTLKKQKRISGYQDGEFGEGDMGVTVIML
- a CDS encoding 3'-5' exoribonuclease YhaM family protein is translated as MRYISELHEGDMVSEVFLCKTKTSGTSKFGKTYYSLSLQDKTGMIDGKVWELNNAIGHFEAMDYIMVKGKVTNFQGNNQLNIEMIRKADEGEYQISDYMPSTKKDIDEMFDELLGMIEKVQNPFLKKLALRVFVEDKEFAKKFKIHSAAKSVHHGYIGGLLEHSLSVAKLCEQYAVLYPQLNRDLLVTTALFHDIGKAEELSAFPENDYTDEGQLVGHIVMGTIKLSKLMDEIPGFPAKLANEVKHCILSHHGELEFGSPKKPALAEAIALSQADNFDAKMETFSEIIEKKQEGQEWSGFQRLFDTKIRETSI
- the rlmD gene encoding 23S rRNA (uracil(1939)-C(5))-methyltransferase RlmD, which produces MKFKKNQLVEVEIDDMGNEGEGIGHADGYALFLKDAVVGDKVLARIIKTKKNYGFARVEKLLEPSPDRVEPRCPSARPCGGCTLQHLSYEKQLEYKFNKVKNCLERIGGIENAASLMEPIYGMDEPYYYRNKAQFPVGRNKDGKLITGFYAGRTHSIIDCIHCSIQHPVNEEILTKVLEYMEKHHVEPYDEERHKGLVRHIMTRVGFVTGEIMVCLVVNGSKKDLSHLSELVDSLKEIDGMTSICVNSNREKTNRILGNKVEEVYGPAYIYDYIGNVKYQIGPLSFFQVNPRQTKVLYEKALEYAGLCGDETVWDLYCGIGTISLFLAQKAKQVYGVEIVKEAIEDARLNADMNHMENVQFFVGKAEEVLPREYEKNGVYADVIVVDPPRKGCDKTLLDTMAAMGPKRIVYVSCDPGTLARDLKMLGEKQYEVRKVAVVDQFGCTSHVETAVLLVRKP
- a CDS encoding HNH endonuclease, with amino-acid sequence MKIWIEMSRDIEHGGNEWGFTECIWAPTYKKGKAGNKSWLFWENVNRVKSGDFIIHLRGKGKEAEIVGCSIAKTDGYRTEERPPIAGGWDYCNSFYRATLTDFFRFKNSINLYQLFFDKEIDLKNYYEKKSKPKNLFFTIQSGRLQCLNGGYLSEVDEALLEIILDGVQKFTDESVFIGVSVSTSTILKQIKARVGHDRFATNVKNNYNNRCCFPGCKIADKEFLVASHIARWADNTNKRGDTSNGLCLCPIHDKAFEIGYFSLDDNLRVCVEKRIDHSQIFKEYISKFVGMPISKGHIEPDREALREHRKRCNISE